A region from the Chrysoperla carnea chromosome 4, inChrCarn1.1, whole genome shotgun sequence genome encodes:
- the LOC123298954 gene encoding zinc finger protein 271-like, with amino-acid sequence MEVGQIKNEKPEEGSNASDNIISVKHESLEKDLHIELIIKSEILDEIVLGEKQFSCDICNKKFTQQRYLIQHKRLHSGEKPFSCDIFRHKRIHSEEKSFPCDICNKRFTQQSSLVEHKRIHSRDKPFSCDFCDKSYTQHCNLVIHKRTHSGAKPFSCDVCNKTFTSQHSLVTHKRIHSGEKPFPCDVCNKKFTQKAHLVRHKRIHSW; translated from the exons ATGGAAGTTggacaaattaaaaatgaaaaaccagaAGAAGGCAGCAACGCTAGTGATAACATTATAAGTGTAAAACATGAATCT CTTGAAAAAGACTTACATATAGAACTgattattaaaagtgaaatattaGATGAAATTGTTTTAggagaaaaacaattttcatgtgatatttgtaataaaaaatttactcagcAACGTTATTTAATTCAACACAAACGGCTTCattctggagaaaaaccattttcatgtgatatct TTCGACATAAAAGGATTCATAGTGAAGAAAAATCATTtccatgtgatatttgtaataaaagatttactcAGCAAAGTTCTTTAGTtgaacataaacgtattcatagCAGAgataaaccattttcatgtgatttttgtgataaaagttATACTCAACATTGTAATTTAGTTATACATAAACGAACACATAGTGGGgcaaaaccattttcatgtgatgtttgtaataaaacatttacttctCAACATAGTTTAGTTACACATAAACGTATCCATAGTGGAGAAAAGCCATTtccatgtgatgtttgtaataaaaaatttactcagaAAGCTCATTTAGTTcgacataaacgtattcacagttggtaa